The Ailuropoda melanoleuca isolate Jingjing unplaced genomic scaffold, ASM200744v2 unplaced-scaffold59258, whole genome shotgun sequence DNA window CAACCGTGCTTTCAAAGCTTTATTTACACCGTTAAAGTTCACTTTGAAACAACAATATCCTATAAAACGACACCGTTTCATTTGGCGGTAGTTCTTGCTTGCTCCAGGGCGGCTCTGTGTCTCCTAAGGCCCAGTAAAACATGATGGGGCCCAAGGTCCCTGCGCCGCGGGACACGGGTTCTTGGCCAGTCTGGGACCAGCGAGAGGGCCTTCTGGAGAACACAGCTGAAGGGTGGGATGATGAACGGACCAGTGGGGGGCGTAAGACTgtaataataaatacatgaaagacGGGGGTAGGACCGAAGCTTATGACTCGGACTCGaacattttcttcctgccttccatGCCGGACTTCTCCTCGATATTCTTACGCCAGTCTCCAACGTCACGCAAATCCTTCTCCTTGTCTGTGTCTTCCTTCTTGACCTGCTTCAGATTGGCACGTAGTTCCATGTTGACTTTGTGCTTGGAGCCCAGCAGAGCGCGCAACATGGCATCAGCCGACATGCGCACTCTCTTCAGTGGGGGCCTCTTGAACTTGCCTCTCAGGTCAAAGATCTTCTGGTTCAAATCTTCCAGCTCCTTTGAGCTCTTCTGCACCTTCTGCTCCATGTCGTATCTTTCTTCATCCACC harbors:
- the LOC117799870 gene encoding troponin I, fast skeletal muscle-like, whose product is MGEDDDKKPKISNQRKQHLKSLMLQVAKVALEKEELDIAAEKESYLAEHCTPLSLPSSLQDLQDLCKKLHAKIDVVDEERYDMEQKVQKSSKELEDLNQKIFDLRGKFKRPPLKRVRMSADAMLRALLGSKHKVNMELRANLKQVKKEDTDKEKDLRDVGDWRKNIEEKSGMEGRKKMFESES